The nucleotide window CAACTGGGCGCACAAAGGGCCGCCCGTGGCGAAAGCGGGCGTATCGAACTGGGCTACGTGGCCTCGGCCGCCTACTCGGGCATGCTCCAGCAGCACGTCACCCGCTACAGCGAAACCTGCCCTGGCGTGCGCCTGAATATCCGTGAACTGCCCATGGCCGAACTCCCCGGCATGGTCCGCGACGGCTTGCTCGACCTTGCCTACGTGCGCTCACCGATGGAGCTGCCAGACGAACTGCAAGCCATCACCTTGCACCAGGAAGGTTTCGTCCTCGCCCTGCCCGCCAGCTCGCGGATCAATGAAGTACCGCACATCCCGGCCTCGCGCCTGGCCAACGAAACCTTCATCCTGCCCGAGCAGATTTCCGGCACGCTGGAAGTGGCCGCGCAAGGTGGTTTCGTGCCCAGGCTTGGCCCACAACCCGGCAGCCTGGTGGCCGTGATTACCCTGGTCTCACTTGGGCAAGGCATTGCCGTAGTCCCGGCATCGGTGGTGCAGCGCATCAACCTGCCGCAGGTGAATTACCGGCAGATCGTCGATTGCCAGGCCAGCTCGTGGCTAAGCCTGGTCCACCGGCGCTTCGAGAAAGCGCCAGCGGTGATGGGATATGTGCAAAGCGTGATGGGCGGCACTTGATGGCCGCTCAAGCATTCTGATCTTCTGCAGCACCCAAGGCATAAAACTCATGCAGCTTGGCTTGCAGCAGTGCCTTGTCCGGCAAACGCGTTTGATACTCGGCAATCAGCGCTGGAGATAAGCTTCGATTAAGTGCGTACTCGACCACCTCGTCATCTCTGCTGGCGCATAACAACACGCCGATGGCAGGGTTTTCATGAGGCTTACGCTCATTGCGATCCAGTGCTTCCAGATAGAAATCGAGCTTGCCCAGGTACTCAGGCTCGAAGCGGCCGACTTTCAGTTCGACCGCGACCAGGCAGTTGAGGCCCCGATGGAAAAACAGCAGGTCGAGTGCAAAATCACGGCCGCCGACCTGAAGCGGGTATTGGGAACCAACGAAGCAGAAATCCCGGCCCAGCTCGATCAGGAACTGTTTGAGCCTATCCATCAGCGCACTTTGCAGATCCGCTTCGACATGGCCACCCGGTAGGCCCAGGAACTCGACCACGTAGGCATCTCGAAACACATCCATTGCTGCAGGGTAATGCTGTTTCAGATTTGCTGAGGCTTTAGCAGGGTTCGCCACACTGCGTTCGAAAAGAGAAGCTCTGAACTGCCGTTCCAGCTCACGACTGGACCATTTCTCCTGGACGGCCAAACGCAGATAGAACTCACGTTCGTCAGGCAATTTGCTCAAGGTCAGGATGGTAAGGTTATGGGTTCAAGGCAATTGTGTCAGCAGTGCTGACACTTTCTCGTCATTCCGATACGCCTCATAGAACTGCCGCATGCGGAAGAGATTGCGCTTTGTAAAGCCACGCAGCCCAGGCTGCGTCTGAGCCAGGTGTGCTGCCAGCTGGCTTACTACAGATTCCCCCCACTCAGCTCGCTCCAGCTTGCGGCTGATGTAAGCCCCCACCTGCCAGTACAAATCGATCAATTGTGTATTGACCGCCTGCACCGCACGTTGCCTAGCATTTTTAATCAACCCGAGCACTTCCTCGAACCGGTCATCCTTAACCGAAAGACAGGCGGTCGGCGCTTGTGTTTTTTGTTCAGCGCTCATGCATCGACTCCCTTTGTGAATTCGACAGGAAGTCTACCCCCAACGAGCCAGCGCCCGGTCGCCCGCGCCGCCAGACCAGTGTTTCAAAAAAACAAAGGGCACCCTCCTCGGGTGCCCTTCGCCTTACCGCATGGTGAACTCAATCACCCCATCGACCGCGCCCCCACCGGTTGCGCATGGCCGCGCGAGGTCACGATCCCCAGGAAGGAAATCACGATCGCCAGGCCCAATGTAGAGCTGACCTCCACCCGGTGCTCGGGCGTGTACATCATCACTGCCAGCGCCCCGGCAATGAAGATGATCACCGCCCAGGTAAGGTACGGGAACAGCCACATGCGGAACTTCAGCTCGGTGTTCTCGCGCTCCAGCCGGCGGCGCATGCGCAGCTGCGAAATGGCGATGACCATGTACACCAGCAGGGCGATGGCCCCGGAGCTGGCCAGCAGGAACTCGAACACGCCCTTCGGTGCGAAGTAGTTGAGCACGGCGATGGCTGCGCCGATCAGGGTGCTGCCAAACACTGCAGCGCGCGGTACGCCAACCTTGGAGGTCTTGTTGAGGAAGGCCGGGGCGTCACCGCGCTTGGCCAGCGAATACATCATCCGCGAAGCAATGTAGATCGACGAGTTCATGCAGCTGGTCACAGCCACCAGCACCACCAGGTCGACCATGAACGCCGCGTTGGGGATGTTCATGATTTCCAGCGCACGCTGGTACGAGCCCACCACCGCCAACTGCGGGTCGTTCCACGGCACCACCGAAATGATCACGAAGATCGACAGGATGTAGAAGGTGCTGATTCGCCAGATAACCGAGCGGGTGGCTTTGGCGATGTTGCGCGAAGGGTCGCTGGATTCGGACGCGGCGATGGTCACCGCCTCGGTGCCGATGAAGCTGAACATCACGGTGATGAACGCACCGACCACTGCCGACCAGCCCTTCGGCGCAAAGCCGCCGTACTCGGCCATCAGCCCGCTCAGGCCGCTGACCTCGCGGTTGGGCAGCCAGCCCATCAGTGCGGCAAAGCCCAGGCCGATGAAACCCAGAATCGCCGTAACTTTCAGGATGGCGAACCAGAACTCGAACTCACCGTACTTGGCCACGCTGAACAGGTTGGTGCAGGCCAGCAGCAGTACCGAGGCCAGGGCGAAGATCCAGCTGTCCACCTGCGGGAACCAGGCGTTCAGCACATGCCCGGCAGCCAGTGCTTCGATAGGGATTACCAGTACCCAGAACCACCAGTACAGCCAGCCGATGGTGTAGCCGGCCCAGCGGCCGATGGCCTGGTCGGCGTAGGTGGAAAACGATCCGGTATCAGGGTGTGCCACGGCCATTTCGCCGAGCATGCGCATGACCAGTACCACCAGGGTTCCGGCCACGAAATACGAAACTATGGTAGCTGGCCCGGCCGCCGCGATGGCGTGACCAGAGCCTACGAAAAGTCCGGCGCCGATGATGCCGGCGATGGACAGCATCGTTACATGACGAGGCTTGAAACCTTGTGCAAGGTTGCCATCAGATCCCACGGTGCTCATTGATGTTGTTCTCTTTTTGCTGACACAAGGATGGACGGGCAGGCGTAGGCGAAAATATCTCCTTTCAAATCAGTTAGTCGACAGGTTGCTCGCGCGCTGTTGTTGATCTTTGGCGCGCATCACAGAGCAACGAGTCCGTGCGGTTCGGGCTTCATTTAAGCCTCGCAGGGCTGCGGGAAATTACACGAGAACGCCCCGGAACTGTTCGATCACGACAGGGCAGTTCCATTACCGCCAGATGTCGCGAATGGCATGCCCGATCGCGCCACCGGGCCATCTGGCGCTTTTGTTTTTCATTTGGATGTGTGTTGCCAGTGCCGGCCCAGGCAATTTCAGCTACTCACAAAAAAGCCCCGATCACCCGGGGCTGTCTTTGCACTGCGGGGCCTGTAACCGCCTCAACGCACCAGGCAAGGCCGCTTGTTATCGAAGCGCCAGCCCGGAATCAGAAACTGCATCGCCACGCTGTCATCCCGCGCCCCCAACCCCATGTTGCGGTAGCAATCATGGGCCTTGGCCAACTGGTCCTCATCCAGTTCCACCCCCAGCCCCGGCCGGGGCGGTACCCGCACGTGCCCGTCCACTATGCGCAGCGGTTCACGGGTAAGGCGCTGGCCGTCCTGCCAGATCCAGTGGGTGTCGATTGCGGTGATCTCGCCCGGTGCCGCAGCCGCCACCTGGGTGAACATCGCCAGCGAAATGTCGAAGTGGTTGTTCGAATGCGAACCCCAGGTCAGCCCCCAGTCATTGCACATCTGCGCCACCCGCACCGAACCCTGCAAGGTCCAGAAGTGCGGGTCGGCCAGCGGAATATCCACTGCCTGCGACTGGATCGCATGGCCCATCTGCCGCCAGTCGGTGGCAATCATGTTGGTAGCGGTGCGCAGGCCGGTGGCACGGCGGAACTCGGCCATCACTTCACGGCCCGAGTAACCGTTCTCGGCGCCGCAGGGGTCTTCGGCATAGGCCAGCACGTGATGCTTGTCGCGACATAGGGCAATGGCCTCTTTCAGTGACCAGGCGCCGTTGGGGTCAAGCGTGATTCGCGCTTCAGGGAAGCGCTCGGCCAGCGCCGTCACGGCTTCCATCTCCTCCTCGCCACGCAGCACGCCGCCCTTGAGCTTGAAGTCGCTGAAGCCATAGCGCTGCCTGGCCGCCTCGGCCAGGCGCACCACCGCCTCGGGGGTCAGGGCCTTTTCGTGGCGCACGCGGAACCAGTCGTCATCAGCGTCGGCTTCGTTGCGGTAGGCCAGGTTGGTCTGCTGACGATCGCCGATGTAGAACAGGTAACCCAGCATCTTCACCGCATCGCGCTGCTGCCCCTCGCCTAGCAGGGCCGCCATGGGCACGTTGAGGTGCTGGCCAAGCAGGTCGAGCAGCGCCGACTCGATGGCCGTTACCGCATGCACGGTAATCCGCAGGTCGAATGTTTGCAGGCCACGGCCCGCCGAGTCACGGCTGGCGAAGGTCTGGCGCATGGCATTGAGCACGCGCTGGTAGTGGCCGACCGGCTGGCCGACTACCAGGCTGCGGGCGTCTTCCAGGGTCTGGCGAATCTGTTCACCGCCAGGCACCTCGCCCAGCCCGGTATTGCCAGCGCTGTCGCGCAGTACCACCACGTTGCGGGTGAAATAC belongs to Pseudomonas putida NBRC 14164 and includes:
- a CDS encoding LysR family transcriptional regulator, whose product is MEIRHFRYFLCVARHGHFTRAAEQLGIAPPTLSRQIQDMERELGVRLFERSQREVNLTAAGQALLIEAEHAVRQFDAAQLGAQRAARGESGRIELGYVASAAYSGMLQQHVTRYSETCPGVRLNIRELPMAELPGMVRDGLLDLAYVRSPMELPDELQAITLHQEGFVLALPASSRINEVPHIPASRLANETFILPEQISGTLEVAAQGGFVPRLGPQPGSLVAVITLVSLGQGIAVVPASVVQRINLPQVNYRQIVDCQASSWLSLVHRRFEKAPAVMGYVQSVMGGT
- a CDS encoding amino acid permease, which encodes MSTVGSDGNLAQGFKPRHVTMLSIAGIIGAGLFVGSGHAIAAAGPATIVSYFVAGTLVVLVMRMLGEMAVAHPDTGSFSTYADQAIGRWAGYTIGWLYWWFWVLVIPIEALAAGHVLNAWFPQVDSWIFALASVLLLACTNLFSVAKYGEFEFWFAILKVTAILGFIGLGFAALMGWLPNREVSGLSGLMAEYGGFAPKGWSAVVGAFITVMFSFIGTEAVTIAASESSDPSRNIAKATRSVIWRISTFYILSIFVIISVVPWNDPQLAVVGSYQRALEIMNIPNAAFMVDLVVLVAVTSCMNSSIYIASRMMYSLAKRGDAPAFLNKTSKVGVPRAAVFGSTLIGAAIAVLNYFAPKGVFEFLLASSGAIALLVYMVIAISQLRMRRRLERENTELKFRMWLFPYLTWAVIIFIAGALAVMMYTPEHRVEVSSTLGLAIVISFLGIVTSRGHAQPVGARSMG
- the gudD gene encoding glucarate dehydratase, which codes for MNMQTNPAVHTSTPVVTDLRVIPVAGHDSMLLNLSGAHGPYFTRNVVVLRDSAGNTGLGEVPGGEQIRQTLEDARSLVVGQPVGHYQRVLNAMRQTFASRDSAGRGLQTFDLRITVHAVTAIESALLDLLGQHLNVPMAALLGEGQQRDAVKMLGYLFYIGDRQQTNLAYRNEADADDDWFRVRHEKALTPEAVVRLAEAARQRYGFSDFKLKGGVLRGEEEMEAVTALAERFPEARITLDPNGAWSLKEAIALCRDKHHVLAYAEDPCGAENGYSGREVMAEFRRATGLRTATNMIATDWRQMGHAIQSQAVDIPLADPHFWTLQGSVRVAQMCNDWGLTWGSHSNNHFDISLAMFTQVAAAAPGEITAIDTHWIWQDGQRLTREPLRIVDGHVRVPPRPGLGVELDEDQLAKAHDCYRNMGLGARDDSVAMQFLIPGWRFDNKRPCLVR